A part of Rhipicephalus microplus isolate Deutch F79 chromosome 8, USDA_Rmic, whole genome shotgun sequence genomic DNA contains:
- the LOC119165787 gene encoding receptor-type tyrosine-protein phosphatase delta, producing the protein MGLPPFIIIVVPVVNVFVIQHGTNVTQQTEHVPNTVLPDVSNLTLVSTDKTSFTVSWERPKDHFDYYLVEVTGSSHEDGDVGPYRVGLCANGSIVDAHQEQVTCDHIEPCTNISFRIRTHAKGPPQRTSLGVTLDGIFVPGQGPGSPRSVLISWSTPSLSLLSWRPPDEVYGTVQEYRVRICQRYRSCDVQQEMAGCEEYPTSNNELRLNTRRGTRYCVLVSSRMRCGGQVVTGRPVVTEVMAPLSGFPRVTNVTQISAGNRSFTVSWERPKEKFDYYRVEVSRSGTVVDVGSCAKGTIIDAKKARLTCDNVEDCSNVTFKIRAYNRGPPERGSFNAAFKDIFIPGQAADAPNNVSILGISPSLSRLQWEQPDNVSDTLRDYTVRICPWYWPCDAEPDLTSCFENRTTENWLDFETTERRPYCVQVKANTLCGDQVIAGLPATAEVIVPFLGEEAEK; encoded by the exons ATGGGTCTGCCTCCATTCATAATCATTGTAGTGCCTGTCGTTAATGTCTTCGTGATCCAACACGGTACAAAC GTCACACAACAAACCGAGCATGTTCCAAACACCG TTCTTCCGGATGTGAGCAACCTCACTCTGGTATCCACTGACAAGACATCGTTCACGGTGTCCTGGGAGCGTCCCAAGGATCACTTCGACTATTATCTAGTCGAGGTGACCGGCAGCAGCCACGAAGATGGTGACGTCGGACCATATCGGGTAGGCTTGTGCGCAAACGGCTCCATCGTCGATGCGCACCAGGAACAAGTCACCTGCGACCACATTGAACCCTGCACCAACATCAGTTTCAGAATACGCACCCACGCAAAAGGGCCACCGCAACGTACATCTTTGGGGGTCACACTGGATGGCATCTTCGTTCCCGGGCAAG GCCCAGGTTCTCCGAGAAGTGTGTTGATATCTTGGTCAACGCCATCGCTGAGCCTACTAAGTTGGAGACCACCTGACGAAGTGTACGGCACCGTCCAGGAATACAGGGTGAGGATATGTCAGCGGTACCGGTCGTGCGACGTCCAGCAGGAAATGGCCGGTTGCGAGGAGTATCCCACATCAAACAACGAGTTGCGCTTGAATACAAGGCGAGGAACGCGGTACTGCGTCCTCGTGAGCTCAAGAATGCGGTGCGGTGGCCAAGTTGTCACGGGCCGTCCAGTTGTGACGGAGGTCATGGCGCCCTTGTCTG GGTTTCCCCGCGTGACCAACGTAACCCAGATATCGGCTGGGAACAGATCCTTCACGGTGTCCTGGGAGCGGCCCAAGGAAAAGTTCGACTATTACCGAGTGGAGGTCAGTCGCAGCGGCACCGTCGTTGATGTCGGTTCGTGCGCAAAGGGCACCATAATCGACGCGAAGAAGGCGCGGCTCACCTGTGACAACGTCGAGGACTGCAGCAATGTTACCTTCAAGATACGTGCTTACAACAGAGGGCCACCTGAGCGGGGATCTTTTAATGCAGCCTTCAAGGACATCTTCATACCCGGCCAAG CTGCAGACGCGCCCAACAACGTGAGTATACTCGGGATATCTCCGTCGCTAAGCCGCCTGCAATGGGAACAGCCGGACAACGTATCTGACACCCTACGCGACTATACGGTGAGGATATGCCCCTGGTACTGGCCATGCGACGCCGAGCCTGACTTGACCAGTTGCTTCGAGAATCGCACGACGGAAAACTGGCTCGACTTCGAGACAACGGAAAGAAGGCCTTACTGCGTCCAAGTGAAGGCAAACACACTATGTGGAGATCAAGTCATCGCGGGCCTTCCAGCCACGGCGGAGGTCATTGTGCCTTTCCTTGGTGAGGAAGCTGAGAAATAA